One Aegilops tauschii subsp. strangulata cultivar AL8/78 chromosome 2, Aet v6.0, whole genome shotgun sequence genomic window, GGTGCGTGCATTTGGAACAGAAATCCTTTCTTGGAAATGTACATTTGTTGATTCATGATATATATAGTATTTAGCCTTCTGTTATGTTGCTCCATGTTTACATACATATATTAGTTACTTAGGTCATGCACATTTCTTTGAAATTTTTTCTCCTTCTGACTGTTAAGCTTGGAATAACATGAGAGAGTTAAAATGCTATAGTTCTTATTATTCATGACACACTGGGTTCAGAcaatttttgttttgttttactCCTCAAAATTTAATTATTACAACTTGTTATTAAGCTAAATACTACCTCCGTCCACGGATAAGTGTACTTCTAGCTTTTATCCTAAGTCAAAGTTTTATAactttgaccaactttataggaAAAATTAGCAGCATCTATGGCACTAAATTAGTATCAATAGATCCATTTTGAAATGTATTTTCATAATATACCAATTTGGTCATATATGTTACTGCTCTTTTCTATATAGTTGGTCAAGTTCTTAGAACTTTGACTTAGGACAAAACGTAGAAGTACACTTATTcggggacggagggagtaactaaTTAGGTCAATATAATCTGATCTGGTTCAGTTATCCAAGTAAAGAGTGCATGCTCATATTTCCACTGATCAAGGCAAAGAATAAGTTCCGTCGACACAACTAAATCGATTTTAGAGGCTGTAAGTAGGCAGATGATCCACTCATGTTCTGATCTATCATGATTCTGGTTGAAAGTTGTGTTCAACTGAAATTATGCATCAAATCCCTGGAACTTAGGTGACTACTTCTGTCCAAGATAGTTACCATATCCAATTTTATATATGATCTATGGTGCAAGGTACTTGTGGGATTGGATTTTTGAGTTTGGATCAACGATTCATCCCTCACCGAGATGACAATTTTTGTTTCTAGCTGCACCTGAAAGTTAAGAAAGTAAAACAAAAATGCACCAAAGTTACATTTAAATTAATTTATGCTTTTGTTGGAAAAAGTGGAGATGCATGGCTCCTGATGACAAAGGAATGGTGCTGAATTCATGGTTTTTTTCTTCTGCTGATTTAATTGAGATTTTAGGATAAGGGACTCATGGCTGCTATTTATAAATAAACTTGATCATCATTTGCTGTTTATTTTTTAGTATTTTTTAGCCTTATTATTTAGTATTGTTTACAAGAGGAAAATTGCACTCAATAAGTATTTTAAAAGTTTAACCATATGTGCATCTGTATAAAACCATACCATCTCCCATCTCCGTTCTTGTTTTAAGTAAATTTCCATGGGTCACCCAAGCAGGTGACACACCTGAAACTTGCAATTTTCTGTACTATTTTGTTTCAATCTAATTTTGACATTTCCCCCTGTATGTGTGATACTTAGGAGAGGAGCATTGCATGGTTTATATATTGGAGAAAAAGGCATACATGCAGCACTACGGATTCTAAAGGAGTGTTCGGTTCCTCTCGGCTCCTTTAACTCCGCTCCCGGAGCGGACCAGACTTTAACTTAATTTGACGGAGCTGCCAAAACCCAGCTCCCCAACTCCGCAGAGCAGGGAAGTTCCGAACAGGGCCCAAATAGTATGTGGTTAGATTCTCTTTTTACGTTGTTGATTATGGTAAGTTGAAAATGCATCAGTACGTGGCCTCTACCTTTTCCTCTTTTATCTCTGTCATAACTCTGATCTATGCTAGACTGCCAGTACATGCTTGGAGACAACCACTGGGGCATCGATGCGGGCACATGGACGAGGGGCGTGCTCGCCCATCCGAGATAAAAAGAGTTAAGAGGCCCAGGCTGAAATTGCCCCTGCTTCCTTGCTGCTTGGCAAACTGTCACAGAATCGTGTGCCTTCACAATCACAAGGAGATCCATGAATAAGGTTTATGCAGTATTATTTTCCATATTAATGTGGAATCGGCAAAAGTGAAAAAGTATGCCTTCATGGCCACTAATGGAATGACATTTTTGATTAGATGCAAAAGTAAAAAATATGAAATTTCATTTGTTAGTTCATGGTGCGAAGATTATAATTTGGTTGTGAGTTCATTCCCTTGATTTTTTGTTCAATAATGTACAGAAATGCAGGAATATTCAGATTGTGAAAATGAGATTCTACACTAATTAATTTCTTCTGAATGTGTGTTAGGAAATAAACTCTGAATGTAAGAAATCTTTTATTAGAGAGTACATTGGTTTCTGAATTAAATCAACACCAAATGTGTCAGTTGAAACATATAAGCCGACTGTCGAGAATAAAGTTCTGAAGCAGTGCACATATACTAGAGGACATATAAACCATGCTCATTTTAAGTGGTTCTTAAACTAAGCAGTATATTTAGTCAGGAATTGTGTCTTCTGGATTGAATTTGTGATAACATGTTGTCTTTTGCTTTGGTTAATGCATGACTTCAGAAGATTAAAAAAATCCTCCTGCCGCCTGCATTTCGGCTTAATTCGTTTTTGTTTGTACAAAAAGTTTAATCAATGCGTCCCTTATGCATTTGGTCATATATTTACAATCTATTCAATCATGTTTGGCGCTCTTCTAATATGATCATCCGCGCATAATAGACAAATTGGACTTCAACGCCAAGAAAAGTACTTTGTGGTTGATGATAGTTTTGGCTTTCTTTTCTTGTGATTGTGAGGGGGCTACAACCTACAAGTGTTGTCCTTCTATTGATTGCATACTTCCAGTATATGAGATCACATTTGGGCCTGTCTTTTTTTGCAGGGTCTCTCGACTTGGGTATTAATATGATTTATTCGATGCAATGATTTTCCACAGCGTTGAATCTCTAAATGAACTAGAGCGATGCTACACATGAGGGATGTGTGTGAGCTCGATAGAAAGTACTCTGAGACGGAGCAAACCTGAAGATTTAAAAGGTCGATTTCCCCTTTGTTCCAGTATGTTAGTAATTAAGATGATAGTCATAAGTTGGGGGTTTTTATTTTCTTGCTCTACTTATTCTCAGATGAGAAATCTCTTGTGGACTCAGAGAGAACAAGTATCGGTTGTAGCGACAGTTAGTCAATAAAATTAAGATTAAACAAAAGGATGAGATGCTGCAAACAGTATCTTGGAGAAGTTCATGTCAGAGTCTACAACACACGTGAAGGTTGGTTTTAAAGAGGCAACCGGGTACCTTTGAAAACCTCAAGAAGAGCCACTGGCTAGTTTGTTAGTGATGTTGTCATTGTGATGCATTGAAGTTCTTATGCCAGCAATTTTTATGTAACTTAAACCATTGAACTGAAGTTTCGTGGTTTTGCAATTGATACGTGGACGTAGACAACAAAGCTGAAGTGCAGTGATCTTGTGCCGGAATATGTTGATGTACAATCAGGGTGCCGGAGTACTTGGCAGTACTGTCACCGTTGCGCCAAGTTCCATAATGCACATCCTCCTATTTCTCGCATGGATTTGTAAGTAATATGCATCTCAACATTTGTTCTGTCGATGCAGACAATGGGGTATATTTTAACATATAAGGTGGCTGGGCGACCCGCTCACTCGAGGGCTTCCTCGATTTCCTTCGTTTTTGCCCGTTCGATCTGCCCTGGTCTGGTCAATCCTGCTGTGCCAGCCGTTCAATTTTTACAGCGTTTTTTGACCCGGAATTGTTTTGTGACGTCCAATGACTGGTGGGCTTGGTAAGATCGTTCATAGGCTGGGTTAGAATTCATCGCCTGAGCCATGCGCGTCGCGTGTCCCATCACGAGCTGACCGCGCCGTGCGTTGTGGGAAGCTGCAGAGACCGCGTCATGCGTCATGGGGAGCCACAGAGGTATTGGCCGGCGCATGTGCACCCGCTTTTGTATCCATTTTTGTGTTCTCATCTACTACCACTATAAAAGAAAAAGAGGGGCAGATCCAAACAATCACACCCATCCATCATCAAGATCTAATGGTCCACGGTCTCTTTATGTTTAACACTAGCAAGCCACTAATCACGCAGTAAGCGAAACGACCCGCACAGATGGCCCGCACCACTAATCCTCGCCAGTCCTGAACAAAACTGCCTGCATGAACGCCACGAGCCCACGACCTTCGCTACTCCTCTGCTACCCACGTCTCCCGCAGATCCTCCGCTCCCCCGCGGACTGCCGCCGCCGATGAGCCCATCTGATGGCGGCGCGGACCCATGTCCTAGCGCTGGATCCGGCGACCTCCGGCAGAGGCGCGCCCGGCCGTGCCTCCCCCGGCACAGTGGCCCGGCTGGCAGCGCCGCTCCTGTCCGCCGCAGCCGCCGGCCGGCGAGGGCACAAGCGGTGCCGACCTGCACGCGCAAGGGGAGGCGGCAGGAGCAGTCGTGCAAGGACAGGACCAGCCGTCCGGTCAATCGAGCGATCCTTCTTCGTCTCGGCCGCTACGTGCCCCACCCTCGACGACGCCCGCTGTGGCGATCTCCGCCCGGGTGACCAGCTCTGTGCCGTTTCATGGTGCGCTGGATGGAGGGGTCGCACCGCGGTTGCCGGGACAAGGTGGGCGTCGATGTGGTCTGCTGCGTGCCAGACTCACCAATCCAAGATTCGGCGCTTTCCTGGACAATGTGACAAAGAGGTTCGGCGAGGACCAAGGGACGGCGACAGCAGCGTCTCAGCAGGCATCCCCGAGCGGCGGGCGCCGGCTTGCGTTTTTTTTTTAATGAAGGGATTGTTAAAGAAGTTGCGTCCTCTCAACTGAAGAAGCTGCGTCAAAGATTGTTAAAGAAATCATTATCTTTGATGTACTACGTCTTCATGTTATACATGTAATCTCTACTATCTAAAAGAAACGTAGTGTTCCGTTTTCCCTCTTACGTTCGTCAAGCCTTTCGTACGACCCCCTCGCTCCTGATTTTCTTTCCTCCCGTCCCGACCCACCTCTCGTCCCACTGATTTTCTTTCCCCCCTCCCGGTTTTCTCCCTCACGGTTTTCTCCCTCTGGCTTGCATCTCACGCCGGCGTCCAGCGCCACCGCTACCGACCTCCAGCCTTCATCCCGTAACTCCTCCCGCGCGCCCTATCTCTCTTCTTCTCCCTTCTCCCTTCCCGACCTCTCTCTCACAAATCTTGTCTCTGGCCCCTGGATCCCGATGGAGCACCATGGATCCCGATGTGGAGCTCCACTGCGGCCAGATCTGACCTGGGAGCGGCCAGATCCGTGCGTCTCCGCGTCGATCCGTGCGTCTCCGCCTCGATCCACGCGCCTCCATGGTTCGCCGTCTTCTCGAGCGCCGGCGCTGCGCTCAGCCGCCGCCGTCCCATGCCATGGACGCCTCCCTCCAAAACGACCTGCCATGGCCGCCTCCCTGCCTCTCCCGCAAGTGGGCCTCTGCGCGACCAGATCCGTTCCTCTGCGCCTCGCTCCGCGCGCCTCCATGGTCCTCCGTCTTCCCGAGCGCCGGCGCCGCGCGTAGCCGCCGCCGTCCCATGCCATGGCCGCCTCCTGATGTCCAATTCTTTTTGTTGTTGCTATATTCAACCTCATCTCTGAAATTTTACATCTTCATGTGTTGCTGCTATATGCAGGTGTATCAAGTTTCACAAGGTCAGTGATTATTGAACCATCTGGTTAGGAAGAACTTGTTCACGCTTTTCTTTGTGAACACCAAAATTTTGTTATTCCAGCCTAACGAGTTTGACAGGAGTCTGTACTGGAGGCATACAGTAGGAGCGCGGCGCTGAACAGTTGAACAAAACTCAGCTTCAATTAATCGAAATGGTACCTTGCTCTCACCTTTTCTCCACTACCGCAATTCTTTAAATTCCACTAGGTATACGCCCGTGCGTTGTATCGGGAGTTGAATTTTTTCTTTGACGCGACACGGGAGCATACGGGCACACATCATGATGCCAATAAAATAACAAAAAGGAGATTATGTTTTAGTTATGAAGCATTGAACTTCTGACAACTTTGACCTGAGATATACTAAAGCCAAAGAATATCACAGAGGGAAATCAAATTATCTGAACGACATGATGTTATTCCCCATAAGAAGTTAGATTTACATTTAAATTTATAATTTCCAAGTGGTCCTCTTTATATGTAAATATAAAGGTACTAAAGCCAAAGAATATCACAAAGGGAAATCAAATTATCTGAACGACATGATGTTATTCCCCATAAAAAGTCAGATTTACATTTAAATTTATAATTTCCAAGTGGTCCTCTTTATATGTAAATAAAAAGGTGGGAGTCAATATTACAATGCACTTACCAAACATGTTTCTCTACGAAGAATTATCACCAAGAATCACCTGCAGCAAAAACGAGAGCTGCGATTATCCTGTTGGTACGTACACGAAGAACATCGTCTATAAAGAGATCCTTACATCATAGGTGAGAAATTTGGCAGTTATATTTCCACTCTATCATTTTATTACGTATGGCAATATTTTTATTTCACAATAAAATTAGATAATGAAATAGTTTTTAATTTATCTGAGATTTATTTTGTGCAGGTCACCTCTGTCCTGGAGTCATTTGTGTTAATAACTTGCATCTTGTTATCATGTGTTACTGAGAGAAACCGGACCAGTGTACCTAAGTATAAATTCTTGAGTGCATGAATGCCAGAGTTGAAGTGAAAATTCTGCTTGTCTTTTGATATGTTTTATCTCGAGTAGAGGAAGATGGTTCATGTCCAAGCAAATCACCTACCTGCAAGCTTCTTGACATCTCACTAATTCGATATTTTATTTCTCTTCACTCTTTTCTGATATGTAAAATCATGCATAATATTTTCAATGTAGTTGATGTATATACTTTCCAAGGTAGCTTGCTGAAATGATGATGAAGTATTTGTACATCGTATTTGAGGCCTAGATGCGACTTGTAAATTAGGGCTATAATTTTTGAAATATGCTTTACATTACAAATTATTATGTGCATTAGGTTTTTTGAAAATTCGAAAATGTAAGGTGTATCTGGCTTTAACTTCTTTTAGTAGAAAAAAATGTGCGCTTCATTCAACCAAAGATAATGTTCTTACTATCAGCTTTACATTTATTTTTTTAAAGAGGGACGGCCTCTCTGAATTTCATTTAACTGAAACCATAATATGTTATCAGCTCATAGACTATGTAGAATAAAATGAGGGCTATGATCCAGCCAACGTGCTTCTGCGCCACTCACGCACGGTCATGAGTATCTATCTGTTGTCAATATTGAACAACGCGAGATACAAGTACTCGATTCTTTTGGTTCTCGAATGAGCCAAGCTGATCTACAACTTACGGTATGATTTTACTATATCTGTACTTGGAATTCATGCATTTAGTTTCACCTATATTATCATACTCTTTTTTCTATTTAACAGCTTCAGGGGCTTGAGGCGCATCTAAAGATTGCTTCTAAGATGAATGGGTTTAACCTAGGTACTTGGCTAGATATTGATGTAACTAGATGGACTATAAAAGAGTATATTCAAGATCGAATTCAATCTGATGGGTATGTTTGAAATCATCACATGAGAAAATGCGAAATGAGAGCAGCAGTAACAATTATTGATTATTATTCAACAATTCCTTATGTTTGCTTATTACTAATGTGCCCAATATTTTTAACCAATAGATCATCTTGCGGCTTGTTCATGCTACAATTCATTGAATACTGGACAGGACACAAACTGTCACATCCTATTACACAGGTAATTTGTGAAGGATGAAAAAAGTGTATTGCATATCTAATTCAATGTTGTAATATATTGATTCTAATTATTTTTTTGCAGGAAGATGTCAAACCCTTCAGGCAAAAAGTAGCAATCATTCTCCATGAATCAGATCTGAACGATATAAAAGGAACTCCTGAGTACCATAATCCAGCAGACGATATAATAGATACTGACGGTGTTGAAATATTGGACCCGCCACCTGCCATGGTTGTTCTGAGAATGCCACTTAATAAAAATGAGCTACTTTGCAAACTTCGAGGTCATATCATGTCCATTCATAATGCAGATTCCCGAGAGTAAGTCAACTTTCAAAATAACAATATCTGCATTTATGTATATTATTTTTTCActatatcgttgatgctatggtTTATTTGATAGGCAAGAATGGATCCGTAGCTCCAAGCCCTACCCACTAAGTATAAGTCTTAGACAACTACAAGACTTACTAAAGAATACACGGGCTATTGATGTCGACAGTTTTAATATGGCTGTTCGAGTAAATGCTACAGACGACATTCAATGGGCTAAAGACACTCCATATCACTATATGGATCTCAGATTTTCTGTAAGTTATTAAAATCTCATAATACTTATTTTTTACGGCGACGAGCACATATAATTGCAACCATAAACGCATAGAATGTTAATAATCCTTTACTTTCCTCTCAGATGATACTAAATGACTCTACACAAGATCCAAAACTCCGTTTACCATTTGATGCCCAACGCTACATTATTGCAAAACTATTTCATTGTTGGCCTGATATGTGCTTTGACGTCTCGGTGTGCAAGTTGGTAATCATACTTCCCATCTCTGTGTGTGCTTTTCACCCCCGTATTTTATTTCTAAAGCCTACTTCACACAGATTTTGTTGCCGTTTTGTACAACCGGTCGCTTCATCCTCTTCCTGTTCGACCTATTGGATAGAACAATCACTATACTTGACCCTCTTCCCCTATCGGATGCATGGAAAAAGAATCCTTCACAGAAGGACATATTTAAGATTCAATGTATTTCATTCCATCTAAACATAGCATTACAAGATGCAATTCCTGGCTGGAATGATGATGTTTTTAGATGGCGTCGCATCATACCAATTGGAGTTCCAAAAAACCCAAACAGGTTATAACCTTAATATTCCAATTATTTGACCATATTTTCATCTATCATATTGCTAATAACATTTACTCCTATGGAGCAATATGTCTGGGTTTTTAGTTTTAAAGAGTATGCGCACgtggcatgatcatgaacatggATTACCAGTTGTCCCGGTGAGTACTCTACATTCACCATTCATGTGTCCTTTTAGATGTGAGCCTTGCATGACAACATAATTCACGTGCAGGACGATTATGACCTACGGAATCAGGTGTTGGCACACTTGCTGTCGTACAAGGACAATGAATACGTAGAAAATATTCCACAAGTCGTGCGTGATTTGGTGAAGAGAATTGGGATAAACTTTTTTTAGTCAGAGAATCATATGTGTTATTTTATTACAACAGCGACGATCAATTAAGGCGCTTGAGGATATTGGTTATTATAAGGTTTCAGTAAGATGCATTGCTGGAGCAAAATGTAAGTTTAATTACCAAAAGCATACCGTGTGATGTTGCAAGTTACTGAAATCCCAGACAGATCTTGAGAAACCAAGAATGACATTACCACCTGTTCCTCCATCGACACCTGCAATATTTTGGTAATTATAACGAAATTCTGGGTGCATCAAAACTAGACTAAGTAGCAGAAAATAACTTCGGCTATTAGAAACATTTTGACATTGTGCAGATGGCACAGTATAAATCTACGATGATTTTTCACAGCATCCGGAGCTAAATGAAAGACTGCaggcacaaacatatatgaaCGCCTGAAGACTGATGTCTGAGATCCACAAATATAGACACATGTACATGCATGACTCACCAATATTAACAAGTCCTAGATCAATTCTTCTCTGACTATGATTTTCCTTGCAATTTACGCAAGATCAGGCTACTACTTATCATGAGATGTAAGCAACTAAACAAAATAAGGCTACTACTTAGTAAATGGGGAATTTGGCGGAAGATGTTAGTTTACCTGTGTGCCGTTTGTGATGTGGTTGGCCTCAACAAAATTCTGTCCGGCAACCCGGCAGGCAGGGGGTCAGCGAAGGGGTGTTGGAGCCTTGGAGGAGTGGAGACGCAGGGTAGTTGGCCGGCAACATAACGGTGCGGCCGCACAGGCAGTCGTCGCCGATCGCTAGGGGGAGGGAGCAGGGGAGGGGGGTGGCCCCTGGCTGCGCGATGCAAGAACCGCGAGGGCGAGATGACAACTTAAGCCGACGCCAGAtcccggcgggcggcggctgctCCTCGGAGGGCAGGTCGCTATGGTGGCCGGTGGTGCCCCCCTCCCTCTCCCTGGTCAGCGGCTGAGATGGGGAGAGGCCGAGAGGATGTTGTGCGCtgctttttttttttgagggattGTTTTTTTAGGGATTTTGAGGGATTGTTGTGCGCTGCTGGAAACGGGGAAAGGAAGATACATATGTATTAATCACTTCCGCCTTACACTATCTTAAGATGCGCCAAACTCTGAATATATATGCTCACAAAAGAAAACCAAATGCCATGTAAGAATTGGCTGGATGTGAATGATGTTTCACATAACTGATGttttcccgttgcaacgcacgggcatttaaCTGTATATTGTAAAAGAAACCATTATCTTCATTCTCTGTATCAACCAAGAGTGTTAACAAATACCAGTGTACTACTGAATAAATTAGTTGTTCTTGTGACATAGCAGGTTCATCGGTACTACTGAATTACCTTGTAATTGATTTTGATGGTGAGAATAGTTATACATCGATCGATCGATACATGTGTGATTGCGTTCGCCTCTTCCTCTGCTCACTGACAAAGGGTCCTCTTCGTGCCCTCCCTCGACAGCTCTTTCCAGCAGGCAGGTCACCACACACGACATCTCGCCAAGTCGCCAGATTAGAGGA contains:
- the LOC120961955 gene encoding uncharacterized protein — protein: MSQADLQLTLQGLEAHLKIASKMNGFNLGTWLDIDVTRWTIKEYIQDRIQSDGSSCGLFMLQFIEYWTGHKLSHPITQEDVKPFRQKVAIILHESDLNDIKGTPEYHNPADDIIDTDGVEILDPPPAMVVLRMPLNKNELLCKLRGHIMSIHNADSRE